Proteins encoded together in one Camelina sativa cultivar DH55 chromosome 9, Cs, whole genome shotgun sequence window:
- the LOC104712601 gene encoding cysteine-rich receptor-like protein kinase 3: protein MSIHTLSLLLLLVGLFINPSVSDSRGETVSQICSNRTSPPQQRSLFVSTFLAAMDSVSPLVEAKGYGQVVNRNVTANQTVYAYGECMKDLSKKDCDLCFAQIKAKVPRCLPFQKGTRGGQVFSDGCYIRYDDYSFFNETVSLRDESKCAPKEITGVNRTVFRDNAAVLVRNMRVEAVRNGGFYAGFVDRDNVTVHGLAQCWETLNRSGCAQCLSKASVRIGSCFVNEEGRFLSVGCYMRFSTQKFYNNSGNSTSDGNGGGHNRLGVILAVTSSVVAFVLLVSAVGFLFKKRHAKKQREKKQLGSLFMLANKSNLCFSYENLEKATDYFSDKNKLGQGGSGSVYKGVLTNGKTVAVKRLFFNTKQWVDHFFNEVNLISQVDHKNLVKLLGCSITGPESLLVYEYIANQSLHDYLFVRKDVQPLSWGKRFKILLGTAEGMAYLHEESNLRIIHRDIKLSNILLEDDFTPRIADFGLARLFPEDKTHISTAIAGTLGYMAPEYVVRGKLTEKADVYSFGVLMIEVITGKRNNAFVQEAGSILQTVWSLYRTRNLEEAVDPILGDNFNKIEASRLLQIGLLCVQAAFDQRPAMSAVVKMMKGNLEIHTPTQPPFLNPGNVVEMRKFMMTPTTNQSNSSGSRSDYITESSSFFEPR, encoded by the exons ATGTCAATTCACActcttagtcttcttcttctccttgtggGTTTGTTTATAAACCCTTCTGTGTCAGACTCAAGAGGAGAAACAGTGTCTCAGATATGCAGCAACAGAACATCGCCGCCGCAACAGAGAAGTCTCTTCGTCAGCACTTTCCTCGCCGCCATGGACTCCGTCTCTCCGCTTGTTGAAGCTAAAGGTTACGGCCAAGTCGTCAACAGGAACGTCACCGCGAACCAAACCGTCTACGCTTACGGAGAATGTATGAAGGATCTTAGTAAGAAAGACTGTGACTTGTGTTTCGCTCAGATCAAAGCTAAGGTCCCTCGTTGCTTACCTTTCCAAAAAGGTACTCGTGGTGGTCAAGTCTTCTCAGATGGTTGCTACATCAG GTATGATGATTACAGTTTCTTTAACGAGACGGTAAGTTTGCGAGACGAGTCAAAATGTGCTCCAAAGGAGATAACCGGGGTTAACCGGACGGTGTTTCGAGATAACGCTGCGGTGCTGGTGAGGAACATGAGAGTGGAGGCGGTGAGAAACGGTGGATTCTATGCTGGTTTTGTGGATAGAGATAACGTGACGGTTCATGGTTTGGCTCAGTGTTGGGAGACTCTTAATCGTAGTGGTTGTGCTCAGTGTTTGAGTAAAGCTTCAGTAAGGATTGGTTCTTGTTTCGTTAATGAAGAAGGTCGGTTTCTTAGCGTTGGTTGTTATATGAGGTTTTCTACTCAGAAGTTTTATAACAATTCTGGTAACTCTACATCAGATGGTAATGGTGGTG GTCATAACCGTTTGGGTGTGATTTTGGCGGTGACATCTTCGGTGGtagcttttgttcttttggtctCTGCAgttggtttcttgtttaaaaaGAGACACGCCAAGAAGCAAAGAG AGAAGAAGCAACTAGGGTCACTATTCATGCTTGCGAACAAATctaatctctgtttctcttaTGAGAATCTCGAGAAGGCCACAGATTATTTTAGTGACAAAAATAAGCTAGGACAAGGAGGATCTGGTTCTGTCTATAAG GGTGTTCTTACTAATGGTAAGACTGTTGCAGTAAAGAGACTGTTCTTTAACACAAAACAATGGGTTGATCATTTCTTTAATGAAGTTAATCTAATAAGCCAAGTCGATCACAAGAACCTTGTTAAGCTCTTGGGATGCAGCATAACTGGACCTGAAAGCCTTCTGGTATATGAATACATTGCGAATCAAAGCCTCCACGACTAtctctttg taAGAAAGGATGTTCAACCGTTGAGTTGGGGGAAGAGATTCAAGATTTTACTTGGTACAGCTGAAGGAATGGCGTATCTTCACGAAGAGTCGAATCTAAGAATCATACATAGAGACATTAAGCTGAGCAATATACTTTTGGAAGATGATTTTACTCCAAGAATTGCTGATTTTGGTTTGGCTAGATTGTTCCCAGAGGACAAGACTCATATTAGCACTGCCATTGCCGGGACACT AGGCTACATGGCGCCAGAATATGTGGTAAGAGGAAAACTAACTGAGAAAGCAGACGTTTACAGTTTTGGAGTTCTTATGATTGAAGTTATAACCGGAAAACGTAACAATGCCTTCGTACAAGAAGCCGGTTCGATCCTACAAACG GTATGGAGTCTTTACAGAACAAGAAATCTGGAAGAGGCAGTGGATCCAATCTTGGGGGATAACTTCAACAAGATAGAAGCGTCACGTCTACTTCAAATCGGGCTGCTCTGCGTTCAAGCAGCATTTGATCAGCGGCCAGCTATGTCTGCGGTTGTGAAAATGATGAAAGGGAATTTAGAGATTCACACGCCTACTCAACCGCCGTTTCTGAATCCAGGGAATGTAGTAGAGATGAGAAAGTTTATGA
- the LOC104712603 gene encoding uncharacterized protein LOC104712603, with amino-acid sequence MTKYLHLATAVVLLLLTASQSGLAMARRVRRGGGDPCSVSDFKVLCRSVVKGQKNVNAATEVSIRELMKRTIKAKEAARSGRKSGGGLKTCYSNYDSALDNLQKALKNIKQNDGFSLNINLSASLTDFDTCNDAMGGSKASNVFAKSTSTLHEMADNCLALSTLVKQ; translated from the coding sequence atgactaaataTCTCCACCTTGCGACCGCGgtggtcctcctcctcctgacGGCGAGCCAAAGCGGCCTAGCAATGGCTCGACGGGTTAGGCGAGGCGGGGGCGATCCATGCTCCGTGTCAGATTTCAAGGTGCTGTGCAGATCAGTGGTGAAGGGACAAAAGAACGTTAACGCAGCGACGGAAGTGTCCATAAGAGAGCTGATGAAAAGAACGATCAAGGCCAAAGAAGCTGCTAGGAGTGGCCGGAAAAGCGGCGGAGGACTCAAGACTTGCTACTCAAACTATGACAGTGCGCTCGACAATCTACAAAAGGCGTTAAAGAACATCAAACAGAATGATGGGTTTAGTCTTAACATCAATCTTAGTGCCTCTTTGACGGACTTTGATACGTGCAATGACGCCATGGGTGGTAGTAAGGCTTCGAATGTCTTCGCCAAATCCACAAGCACGTTGCACGAAATGGCTGATAATTGCTTGGCTCTCTCTACTCTCGTCAAACAATAA
- the LOC104712604 gene encoding uncharacterized protein LOC104712604 isoform X1: MCLMGLLGDVSVTSRRRTTIQNRIKCCLFDHSRRKQQDSRCFHHSSSSHQASFKSDTMFFSSNVLRLILLLCLVSSSFSLSTATSSNSTSAEQTLRPQEELQKLKLIREELLKINKPAVKTIQSSDGDTIDCVSTHQQPAFDHPLLQGQRPMDPPEIPKGYSKEDESYEDSSQLWSLSGESCPEGTIPIRRTTEQDMLRASSVRRFGRKIRRVRRDSTSNGHEHAVGYVSGRQYYGAKASINVWSPRVTSQYEFSLSQIWVIAGSFTHDLNTIEAGWQISPELYGDTYPRFFTYWTSDAYRTTGCYNLLCSGFVQTNRRIAIGAAISPRSSYRGRQFDISLLIWKDPKHGHWWLQFGSGALVGYWPAFLFTHLKQHGSMVQFGGEIVNNRPGGSHTSTQMGSGHFAGEGFGKASYFRNLQIVDWDNTLIPASNLKMLADHPNCYDIRGGTNRVWGNYFYYGGPGKNPRCP, translated from the exons ATGTGTTTAATGGGTTTGTTGGGAGATGTGTCAGTAACATCAAGAAGACGAACAACAATTCAAAACCGTATTAAATGTTGTCTTTTTGATcactcaagaagaaaacaacaagacaGCAGATGTTtccatcattcttcttcttcacaccaAGCTTCGTTCAAGTCTGATACGATGTTCTTCTCCTCTAACGTTCTCAGATTGATTCTTTTGCTCTgtctcgtttcttcttctttctccttatcCACCGCTACTTCCTCCAATTCCACCTCCGCCGAACAAACTCTCCGGCCTCAAGAAGAGCTTCAGAAGCTGAAACTTATTAGAGAAGAGCTTCTCAAGATCAACAAGCCCGCCGTTAAAACCATTCAG AGCTCAGATGGAGATACAATTGATTGTGTTTCGACTCATCAGCAACCAGCTTTTGATCATCCTCTCTTACAAGGACAGAGACCAATG GATCCGCCTGAGATCCCAAAAGGGTATAGCAAAGAAGATGAATCGTATGAAGATTCATCACAGCTGTGGAGTTTATCCGGAGAGTCTTGTCCGGAAGGTACGATTCCGATAAGAAGAACAACGGAACAAGACATGTTAAGAGCAAGTTCTGTTCGGAGATTTGGTCGGAAAATAAGGCGTGTGAGGAGAGATTCCACTAGCAACGGCCACGAA CATGCGGTGGGATATGTATCCGGGAGACAATACTACGGAGCAAAAGCGAGTATAAACGTGTGGTCACCACGTGTGACTAGCCAATACGAATTTAGTCTTTCTCAGATTTGGGTTATTGCTGGTTCGTTCACACACGATCTTAATACCATTGAAGCCGGTTGGCAAATTAGCCCGGAGTTGTATGGCGACACTTACCCAAGATTCTTCACTTATTGGACG TCCGATGCATACCGAACAACGGGTTGCTACAATTTGTTGTGTTCCGGTTTCGTTCAAACCAACCGCCGAATCGCGATCGGAGCTGCTATTTCTCCAAGATCGTCGTATAGAGGCAGACAATTCGATATAAGCTTATTAATTTGGAAG GATCCCAAACACGGTCACTGGTGGCTACAATTCGGGTCGGGTGCGTTAGTCGGATATTGGCCAGCGTTTCTATTCACACATCTAAAGCAACATGGGAGCATGGTCCAATTCGGTGGCGAGATTGTGAACAACCGACCCGGTGGTTCACACACTTCAACACAAATGGGCAGTGGCCATTTCGCCGGTGAAGGTTTTGGTAAAGCATCTTATTTCCGGAATCTCCAAATCGTTGACTGGGACAATACTCTTATACCCGCTTCGAATCTAAAGATGCTCGCAGATCACCCCAATTGTTATGATATTAGAGGTGGGACGAATCGTGTGTGGGGTAACTATTTTTACTATGGAGGTCCAGGTAAAAACCCTAGATGtccatga
- the LOC104712604 gene encoding uncharacterized protein LOC104712604 isoform X2, with the protein MCLMGLLGDVSVTSRRRTTIQNRIKCCLFDHSRRKQQDSRCFHHSSSSHQASFKSDTMFFSSNVLRLILLLCLVSSSFSLSTATSSNSTSAEQTLRPQEELQKLKLIREELLKINKPAVKTIQSSDGDTIDCVSTHQQPAFDHPLLQGQRPMDPPEIPKGYSKEDESYEDSSQLWSLSGESCPEGTIPIRRTTEQDMLRASSVRRFGRKIRRVRRDSTSNGHEHAVGYVSGRQYYGAKASINVWSPRVTSQYEFSLSQIWVIAGSFTHDLNTIEAGWQISPELYGDTYPRFFTYWT; encoded by the exons ATGTGTTTAATGGGTTTGTTGGGAGATGTGTCAGTAACATCAAGAAGACGAACAACAATTCAAAACCGTATTAAATGTTGTCTTTTTGATcactcaagaagaaaacaacaagacaGCAGATGTTtccatcattcttcttcttcacaccaAGCTTCGTTCAAGTCTGATACGATGTTCTTCTCCTCTAACGTTCTCAGATTGATTCTTTTGCTCTgtctcgtttcttcttctttctccttatcCACCGCTACTTCCTCCAATTCCACCTCCGCCGAACAAACTCTCCGGCCTCAAGAAGAGCTTCAGAAGCTGAAACTTATTAGAGAAGAGCTTCTCAAGATCAACAAGCCCGCCGTTAAAACCATTCAG AGCTCAGATGGAGATACAATTGATTGTGTTTCGACTCATCAGCAACCAGCTTTTGATCATCCTCTCTTACAAGGACAGAGACCAATG GATCCGCCTGAGATCCCAAAAGGGTATAGCAAAGAAGATGAATCGTATGAAGATTCATCACAGCTGTGGAGTTTATCCGGAGAGTCTTGTCCGGAAGGTACGATTCCGATAAGAAGAACAACGGAACAAGACATGTTAAGAGCAAGTTCTGTTCGGAGATTTGGTCGGAAAATAAGGCGTGTGAGGAGAGATTCCACTAGCAACGGCCACGAA CATGCGGTGGGATATGTATCCGGGAGACAATACTACGGAGCAAAAGCGAGTATAAACGTGTGGTCACCACGTGTGACTAGCCAATACGAATTTAGTCTTTCTCAGATTTGGGTTATTGCTGGTTCGTTCACACACGATCTTAATACCATTGAAGCCGGTTGGCAAATTAGCCCGGAGTTGTATGGCGACACTTACCCAAGATTCTTCACTTATTGGACG TGA